The following proteins are encoded in a genomic region of Schistocerca nitens isolate TAMUIC-IGC-003100 unplaced genomic scaffold, iqSchNite1.1 HiC_scaffold_466, whole genome shotgun sequence:
- the LOC126232196 gene encoding golgin subfamily A member 6-like protein 7, which produces MKSIEKISKSIEKISKSIEKISKSIEKISKNIDKYRKDIDKYRKDIDKYRKDIDKYRKDIDKFRKDIEKYRKDIEKYRKVIEKYRKDTEKYRKVIEKYRKDIEKYRKDIEKYRKDIEKYRKGIEKYRKDIEKYLYISKSIYIYRKYRKDIEKYRKDIEKYRKDIEKYRKVSKRYRKVSKRSKKRYRKYRKDIEKYRKDIEKYRKDIEKYRKGIVKYRKYIEKYRKDIEKYRKDIEKYRKDIEKYRKDIEKYLYIMKISIYNEKYRKDIDKYRKDIDKYRKDIDKYRKDIDKYRKDIDKYRKGIDKYRKDIEKYRKDIEKYRKDIEKYRKDIEKISKSIEKISKSIEKISKSIYIYRKYRKDIEKYRKDIEKYRKDIEKYRKDIKKYRKDIEKYRKDFEKYRKDIEKYRKDIEKYRKYIEKYRKDIEKYRKDIEKYRKDIEKYRKDIDKYRKDIEKYRKDIEKYRKDIEKYR; this is translated from the exons atgaaaagtatcgaaaagatatcgaaaagtatcgaaaagatatcaaaaagtatcgaaaagatatcgaaaagtatcgaaaagatatcgaaaa atatcgataagtatcgaaaagatatcgataagtatcgaaaagatatcgataagtatcgaaaagatatcgataagtatcgaaaagatatagataagtttcgaaaagatatcgaaaagtatcgaaaagacatcgaaaagtatcgaaaagttatcgaaaagtatcgaaaagataccgaaaagtatcgaaaagttatcgaaaagtatcgaaaagatatcgaaaagtatcgaaaagatatcgaaaagtatcgaaaagatatcgaaaagtatcgaaaaggtatcgaaaagtatcgaaaagatatcgaaaagtatctatatatatcgaaaagtatctatatatatcgaaaa tatcgaaaagatatcgaaaagtatcgaaaagatatcgaaaagtatcgaaaagatatcgaaaagtatcgaaaagtatcgaaaagatatcgaaaagtatcgaaaagatcgaagaaaagatatcgaaaa taccgaaaagatatcgaaaagtaccgaaaagatatcgaaaagtaccgaaaagatatcgaaaagtaccgaaaaggtatcgtaaagtaccgaaaatatatcgaaaagtatcgaaaagatatcgaaaagtatcgaaaagatatcgaaaagtatcgaaaagatatcgaaaagtatcgaaaagatatcgaaaagtatctatatataatgaaaa tatcgatatataatgaaaagtatcgaaaagatatcgataagtatcgaaaagatatcgataagtatcgaaaagatatcgataagtatcgaaaagatatcgataagtatcgaaaagacatagataagtatcgaaaaggtatcgataagtatcgaaaagatatcgaaaagtatcgaaaagatatcgaaaagtatcgaaaagacatcgaaaagtatcgaaaagatatcgaaaagatatcgaaaagtatcgaaaagatatcgaaaagtatcgaaaagatatcgaaaagtatctatatatatcgaaaa taccgaaaagatatcgaaaagtaccgaaaagatatcgaaaagtaccgaaaagatatcgaaaagtaccgaaaagatatcaaaaagtaccgaaaagatatcgaaaagtaccgaaaagatttcgaaaagtaccgaaaagatatcgaaaagtaccgaaaagatatcgaaaagtaccgaaaatatatcgaaaagtaccgaaaagatatcgaaaagtaccgaaaagatatcgaaaagtaccgaaaagatatcgaaaagtaccgaaaagatatcgacaagtaccgaaaagatatcgaaaagtaccgaaaagatatcgaaaagtatcgaaaagatatcgaaaagtatcgttaa
- the LOC126232197 gene encoding repetitive organellar protein-like gives MIISIYNEKYRKDIEKYRKDIEKYRKDIEKYHKDIEKYRKDIEKYRKDRRKDIENIDISKSTDISKSTEKMSKISKRYRKVPKRYPKVPKRYPKVSKRYRKVSKRYRKVSIYNEKYLYIIKISIYNEKYRKDIDKYRKDIDKYRKDIDKYRKDIDKYRKDIDKYRKDIEKYRKDIEKYRKDIEKISKSIEKISKSIYIYRKYRKDIEKYRKDIEKYRKDIEKYRKDIEKYRKDIEKYRKDFEKYRKDFEKYRKDIEKYRKDIEKYRKDIEKYRKDIEKYRKDIEKYRKDIEKYRKDIEKYRKDIDKYRKDIDKYRKDIDKYRKDIDKYRKDIEKYRKDIEKYRKDIEKYRKDIEKYRKDIEKYRLSIYYEKYRKDIEKYRKDIEKYRKRYRKVSKRYRKYRKDIEKYRKDIEKYRKDIEKVSKSIEKISKSIEKIEEKISKSIVISISIDISKSIDISINIDKYRKDIEKYRKDIEKYLKDIKKYRKDIEKYRKDIEKYHKDIEKYRKDIEKYRKDRRKDIEKYRYIDNIDIYRIVSIYKEKYRYITKISIYNEKYRKDIEKYRKDIEKYRKDIEKYHKDIEKYRKDIEKYRKDRRKDIEKYRYIDKYRYIEKYRYIDKYRYIDKYRYIRYIDNIDISKSTDISKSTEKMSKISKRYRKVPKRYPKVPKRYPKVSKRYRKVSKRYRKVSIYNEKYLYIIKISIYNEKYRKDIDKYRKDIDKYRKDIDKYRKDIDKYRKDIDKYRKDIEKYRKDIEKYRKDIEKISKSIEKILQSIYIYRKYRKDIEKYRKDIEKYRKDIEKYRKDIEKYRKDIEKYRKDFEKYRKDFEKYRKDIEKYRKDIEKYRKDIEKYRKDIEKYRKDIEKYRKDIEKYRKDIEKYRKDIDKYRKDIDKYRKDIDKYRKDIDKYRKDIEKYRKDIEKYRKDIEKYRKDIEKYRKDIEKYRKDIEKYRLSIYYEKYRKDIEKYRKDIEKYRKRYRKVSKRYRKYRKDIEKYRKDIEKYRKDIEKYRKVSKRYRKVSKRSKKRYRKYRKDIEKYRKDIEKYLKDIKKYRKDIEKYRKDIEKYRNDIEKYRKDIENTEKISKISKRYQKVPKRYPKVPKRYPKVPKRYRKVPKRYRKVPKRYRKVSKRYRKVSKRYRKYRKDIDKYRKDIDKYRKDIDKYRKDIDKYRKDIDKYRKDIEKYRKDIEKYRKDIEKISKSIEKISKSIYIYRKYRKDIEKYRKDIEKYRKDIEKYRKDIEKYRKDIEKYRKDFEKYRKDFEKYRKDIEKYRKDIEKYRKDIEKYRKDIEKYRKDIEKYRKYIEKYRKDIEKYRKDIEKYRKDIDKYRKDIDKYRKDIDKYRKDIEKYRKDIEKYRKDIEKYRKDIEKYRKDIENKSTPCILPYPVIFTHKNLSVVLYEMFSQFCTALAAHFSGFGTDALNVNLLCLHHSIFT, from the exons atgataa tatcgatatataatgaaaagtatcgaaaagatatagaaaagtatcgaaaagatatcgaaaagtatcgaaaagatatcgaaaagtatcataaagatatcgaaaagtatcgaaaagatatcgaaaagtatcgaaaagatcgaagaaaagatatcgaaaa tatcgatatatcgaaaagtaccgatatatcgaaaagtaccgaaaagatgtcgaaaatatcgaaaagatatcgaaaagtgccgaaaagatatccaaaagtaccgaaaagatatccaaaagtatcgaaaagatatcgaaaagtatcgaaaagatatcgaaaagtgtctatatataatgaaaagtatctatatataataaaaa tatcgatatataatgaaaagtatcgaaaagatatcgataagtatcgaaaagatatcgataagtatcgaaaagatatcgataagtatcgaaaagatatagataagtatcgaaaagatatcgataagtatcgaaaagatatcgaaaagtatcgaaaagacatcgaaaagtatcgaaaagatatcgaaaagatatcgaaaagtatcgaaaagatatcgaaaagtatctatatatatcgaaaa taccgaaaagatatcgaaaagtaccggaaagatatcgaaaagtaccgaaaagatatcgaaaagtaccgaaaagatatcgaaaagtaccgaaaagatatcgaaaagtaccgaaaagatttcgaaaagtaccgaaaagatttcgaaaagtaccgaaaagatatcgaaaagtaccgaaaagatatcgaaaagtaccgaaaagatatcgaaaagtaccgaaaagatatcgaaaaataccgaaaagatatcgaaaagtaccgaaaagatatcgaaaagtaccgaaaagatatcgaaaagtaccgaaaagatatcgacaagtaccgaaaagatatcgacaagtaccgaaaagatatcgacaagtaccgaaaagatatcgacaagtaccgaaaagatatcgaaaagtatcgaaaagatatcgaaaagtatcgaaaagatatcgaaaagtatcgtaaagatatcgaaaagtatcgaaaagatatcgaaaagtatcgat tatcgatatattatgaaaagtatcgaaaagatatcgaaaagtatcgaaaagatatcgaaaagtatcgaaaaagatatcgaaaagtatcgaaaagatatcgaaaa tatcgaaaagatatcgaaaagtatcgaaaagatatcgaaaagtatcgaaaagatatcgaaaaagtatcgaaaagtatcgaaaagatatcgaaaagtatcgaaaagatcgaagaaaagatatcgaaaagtatcgttatatcgataagtatcgatatatcgaaaagtatcgatatatcgataa atatcgataagtaccgaaaagatatcgaaaagtaccgaaaagatatcgaaaagtatctaaaagatatcaaaaagtatcgaaaagatatcgaaaagtatcgaaaagatatcgaaaagtatcataaagatatcgaaaagtatcgaaaagatatcgaaaagtatcgaaaagatcgaagaaaagatatcgaaaagtatcgatatatcgataa tatcgatatatatcgaatagtatctatatataaggaaaagtatcgatatataacgaaaa tatcgatatataatgaaaagtatcgaaaagatatagaaaagtatcgaaaagatatcgaaaagtatcgaaaagatatcgaaaagtatcataaagatatcgaaaagtatcgaaaagatatcgaaaagtatcgaaaagatcgaagaaaagatatcgaaaagtatcgatatatcgataagtatcgatatatcgaaaagtatcgatatatcgataagtatcgatatatagataagtatcgatatatccgatatatcgataa tatcgatatatcgaaaagtaccgatatatcgaaaagtaccgaaaagatgtcgaaaatatcgaaaagatatcgaaaagtgccgaaaagatatccaaaagtaccgaaaagatatccaaaagtatcgaaaagatatcgaaaagtatcgaaaagatatcgaaaagtgtctatatataatgaaaagtatctatatataataaaaa tatcgatatataatgaaaagtatcgaaaagatatcgataagtatcgaaaagatatcgataagtatcgaaaagatatcgataagtatcgaaaagatatagataagtatcgaaaagatatcgataagtatcgaaaagatatcgaaaagtatcgaaaagacatcgaaaagtatcgaaaagatatcgaaaagatatcgaaaagtatcgaaaagatattgcaaagtatctatatatatcgaaaa taccgaaaagatatcgaaaagtaccggaaagatatcgaaaagtaccgaaaagatatcgaaaagtaccgaaaagatatcgaaaagtaccgaaaagatatcgaaaagtaccgaaaagatttcgaaaagtaccgaaaagatttcgaaaagtaccgaaaagatatcgaaaagtaccgaaaagatatcgaaaagtaccgaaaagatatcgaaaagtaccgaaaagatatcgaaaaataccgaaaagatatcgaaaagtaccgaaaagatatcgaaaagtaccgaaaagatatcgaaaagtaccgaaaagatatcgacaagtaccgaaaagatatcgacaagtaccgaaaagatatcgacaagtaccgaaaagatatcgacaagtaccgaaaagatatcgaaaagtaccgaaaagatatcgaaaagtatcgaaaagatatcgaaaagtatcgaaaagatatcgaaaagtatcgtaaagatatcgaaaagtatcgaaaagatatcgaaaagtatcgat tatcgatatattatgaaaagtatcgaaaagatatcgaaaagtatcgaaaagatatcgaaaagtatcgaaaaagatatcgaaaagtatcgaaaagatatcgaaaa tatcgaaaagatatcgaaaagtatcgaaaagatatcgaaaagtatcgaaaagatatcgaaaagtatcgaaaagtatcgaaaagatatcgaaaagtatcgaaaagatcgaagaaaagatatcgaaaa taccgaaaagatatcgaaaagtaccgaaaagatatcgaaaagtatctaaaagatatcaaaaagtatcgaaaagatatcgaaaagtatcgaaaagatatcgaaaagtatcgaaatgatatcgaaaagtatcgaaaagatatcgaaaa taccgaaaagatatcgaaaatatcgaaaagatatcaaaaagtgccgaaaagatatccaaaagtaccgaaaagatatccaaaagtaccgaaaagatatcgaaaagtaccgaaaagatatcgaaaagtaccgaaaagatatcgaaaagtatcgaaaagatatcgaaaggtatcgaaaagatatcgaaaa tatcgaaaagatatcgataagtatcgaaaagatatcgataagtatcgaaaagatatcgataagtatcgaaaagatatagataagtatcgaaaagatatcgataagtatcgaaaagatatcgaaaagtatcgaaaagacatcgaaaagtatcgaaaagatatcgaaaagatatcgaaaagtatcgaaaagatatcgaaaagtatctatatatatcgaaaa taccgaaaagatatcgaaaagtaccggaaagatatcgaaaagtaccgaaaagatatcgaaaagtaccgaaaagatatcgaaaagtaccgaaaagatatcgaaaagtaccgaaaagatttcgaaaagtaccgaaaagatttcgaaaagtaccgaaaagatatcgaaaagtaccgaaaagatatcgaaaagtaccgaaaagatatcgaaaagtaccgaaaagatatcgaaaagtaccgaaaagatatcgaaaagtaccgaaaatatatcgaaaagtaccgaaaagatatcgaaaagtaccgaaaagatatcgaaaagtaccgaaaagatatcgacaagtaccgaaaagatatcgacaagtaccgaaaagatatcgacaagtaccgaaaagatatcgaaaagtaccgaaaagatatcgaaaagtatcgaaaagatatcgaaaagtatcgaaaagatatcgaaaagtatcgtaaagatatcgaaaa